In Paroedura picta isolate Pp20150507F chromosome 12, Ppicta_v3.0, whole genome shotgun sequence, one DNA window encodes the following:
- the NRGN gene encoding neurogranin gives MDCCNQGACTKLDEDILDIPLDDPGANAAAAKIQASFRGHMTRKKIKGGERERKRKDPECTSSARAGDLRNGD, from the coding sequence CAAGGGGCTTGCACCAAGCTGGACGAAGACATCTTGGACATCCCCCTGGACGACCCGGGAGCCAATGCAGCAGCGGCCAAAATCCAGGCCAGTTTCCGTGGTCACATGACTCGGAAGAAGATTAAAGGGGGTGAACGGGAGCGCAAGAGGAAGGACCCAGAGTGTACGAGCAGTGCCCGTGCAGGGGACCTACGCAATGGCGATTAA
- the VSIG2 gene encoding V-set and immunoglobulin domain-containing protein 2 codes for MTQDSVAFSWVLLAFISLWDHEACVEVSVPADPVMQKEGLSAELPCHYKTSVDKNFVLEWKFAPGSMSYDYAKQILYFTNNMLYKPGSQADRLSLLHDPPTLGDASLRLDNVHASDAGTYFCEVDDPPDFYGTGSGLISFVVLLPPSSPVCKGATYAPVGSDASFTCSSSEGVPAPIYSWTRVDPKTPLPLSNMVKNEQTGSLLLTNVSQEFSGTYQCVASNEYGQKSCQISLHVTGITQAGTIAGAVIGVFLALLLLGAIVVCLLRRQKERKQKKKTQSIYSGNDIREDATAPGISEDSLERRDSKAESHLLEKLPSRPGSASTTKSQLQNILV; via the exons ATGACCCAGGACTCGGtggccttctcctgggtgctcTTGGCCTTCATCTCACTTTGGG ATCATGAGGCATGTGTGGAGGTGAGTGTTCCAGCTGATCCGGTGATGCAGAAGGAGGGCTTGAGTGCGGAACTCCCGTGCCATTACAAGACTTCCGTCGACAAGAACTTTGTGCTGGAATGGAAGTTTGCGCCTGGCTCAATGTCTTATGACTATGCCAAACAG ATTCTCTACTTCACCAACAACATGCTGTACAAACCAGGCTCTCAGGCTGACCGGCTGAGCCTCCTTCATGACCCTCCCACTCTGGGAGATGCATCCCTTCGATTAGACAACGTGCATGCATCGGATGCTGGCACCTACTTCTGTGAAGTGGACGACCCTCCAGACTTCTATGGAACTGGCTCTGGGCTTATCAGCTTTGTTGTTTTAT TGCCTCCATCCAGTCCAGTGTGCAAAGGGGCCACCTATGCTCCTGTGGGGTCAGATGCCAGCTTCACCTGCAGCTCTTCCGAAGGGGTGCCAGCCCCCATTTACTCCTGGACTCGGGTGGACCCCAAGACTCCGCTCCCTCTGTCCAACATGGTAAAAA ATGAACAAACTGGGAGCCTGCTGTTGACAAACGTCTCGCAAGAGTTCTCTGGGACGTATCAGTGTGTTGCCTCCAACGAGTATGGTCAGAAAAGCTGCCAGATATCCCTCCATGTGACAG GCATCACCCAAGCCGGAACGATTGCCGGAGCCGTTATCGGGGTCTTCCTAGCTCTTCTGCTGCTTGGTGCCATTGTGGTCTGTTTGTTGCGCCGCCAAAAGGAGcggaaacagaagaaaaagacacAATCCATCTACAGCGGGAATGACATCAG GGAGGATGCCACAGCTCCGGGGATCTCGGAAGATTCCTTAGAGAGAAGAGACAGCAAGGCAGAAAGCCACCTCTTGGAAAAATTACCCTCCAGACCCGGATCTGCTAGCACCACCAAATCACAACTGCAAAACATTCTTGTCTGA